Proteins from a genomic interval of Pirellulales bacterium:
- a CDS encoding glycosyltransferase family 2 protein, which produces MTRPWLSVIMPTFNRAGFVDQALESVARQDDGTIEVIAVDDGSTDATPAMLAAYARRLRMTVIERRHSGNWVESTVLGMSAARGEYVCWLLVTRQQADLLQGHQSAGAGAVGLGRCRRSRATNSSPLFRHEPVSQVRLAPLREPTGVLHAARADWCSACRTGRAA; this is translated from the coding sequence ATGACACGCCCGTGGCTTTCCGTCATCATGCCGACCTTCAATCGCGCGGGCTTCGTCGACCAGGCTCTGGAAAGCGTTGCCCGGCAAGACGACGGCACGATCGAAGTGATTGCGGTCGACGACGGCTCGACCGACGCCACGCCGGCGATGCTTGCGGCCTACGCGCGGCGGCTGCGGATGACCGTGATCGAACGGCGGCACTCGGGTAATTGGGTCGAGTCCACGGTGCTGGGGATGTCGGCGGCGCGAGGCGAGTACGTGTGTTGGCTGCTGGTCACCCGACAGCAAGCAGATCTGCTTCAAGGGCATCAGTCTGCAGGGGCAGGAGCAGTTGGTCTTGGTCGATGCCGGCGGAGCCGAGCGACGAATTCGAGTCCGCTATTCCGGCACGAACCTGTCTCCCAAGTTCGCCTGGCACCCTTACGAGAGCCGACTGGTGTTCTGCATGCCGCACGAGCCGACTGGTGTTCTGCATGCCGCACGGGCCGCGCCGCGTGA
- a CDS encoding MFS transporter, which yields MTSPSETSNKLTRGHWLVLAAALLGWMFDGVEQGLFPLVGRPAIADLFGYGDQPLPEQEEQIAHWFGYIIAAYLVGAATGGVLFGWLGDRVGRVRAMTLSVFTYAIFTGLCGVAQSAWQVFALRFIASLGMGGEWALGVSLVMEVWPNQSRALMAGLIGAASNVGYLIDGLVGQRAIKNLPAINAWLVNAGLGAEWADALTAHKGWRLMMLAGTAPALLTLLIRLFVPESERWQQERGRGGTAHWATKDLLGVLLGSLGPGLMILCWANDYPLSVCIAATLGGVAVAIVGYSYPVVRYLQREAAFSGRAAAEAKQTLGRMLLAAALAGTALLGTWASAQWAAAWADKMTGQLAGAKELTQMWSAIGAIVGTIGAALIGGWLGRRLTYSLLCLSSIASLIWFYQFNPVFNWRFLFGGFLVGVCTASFYGWLPLYLPELFRTGVRATCQGFGFNFGRILAAVGTLQTANLMKQFEADTSLFGVTLTGGYPLACTSMSVIYLVGLTLIWFAPETRGKPLPE from the coding sequence ATGACATCACCCTCCGAAACGTCAAACAAACTCACCCGCGGGCATTGGCTCGTGCTGGCCGCGGCGCTCTTGGGCTGGATGTTCGACGGCGTCGAGCAGGGACTTTTTCCCTTGGTAGGCCGTCCGGCGATCGCCGACCTGTTTGGTTACGGCGACCAGCCGCTGCCGGAACAAGAGGAGCAGATCGCGCACTGGTTCGGATATATCATTGCCGCGTATCTGGTGGGAGCGGCCACCGGCGGAGTTCTTTTCGGCTGGCTTGGCGACCGCGTCGGACGAGTGCGGGCCATGACGCTGAGCGTGTTTACCTACGCGATTTTCACCGGGCTGTGCGGAGTGGCCCAGTCGGCCTGGCAGGTGTTCGCCCTGCGGTTCATCGCCTCGCTCGGCATGGGAGGCGAATGGGCGCTGGGCGTGTCGCTGGTCATGGAGGTCTGGCCGAACCAATCGCGCGCGCTGATGGCCGGCCTGATCGGCGCGGCTTCCAACGTCGGCTACTTGATTGATGGCCTGGTGGGCCAGAGAGCAATCAAGAATCTGCCCGCCATCAACGCCTGGCTCGTCAACGCAGGCTTGGGGGCCGAATGGGCCGATGCGCTCACCGCGCACAAAGGCTGGCGGCTGATGATGCTGGCCGGCACCGCCCCGGCGCTGTTGACCCTGCTGATCCGGCTTTTCGTGCCCGAATCGGAACGCTGGCAACAGGAGCGCGGCCGCGGCGGCACGGCACATTGGGCCACCAAAGACCTGCTCGGCGTGTTGCTCGGTTCGCTCGGCCCGGGGCTGATGATTCTCTGTTGGGCCAACGATTATCCGTTGTCTGTCTGCATCGCCGCCACTTTGGGCGGCGTCGCCGTGGCGATCGTCGGATACAGCTATCCGGTCGTCCGTTATTTGCAACGCGAAGCGGCCTTCAGCGGCCGGGCGGCAGCGGAGGCGAAACAGACCCTCGGCCGAATGCTGTTGGCGGCGGCGCTGGCCGGCACGGCGCTGTTGGGCACCTGGGCCTCGGCGCAATGGGCGGCGGCGTGGGCCGATAAGATGACCGGTCAACTCGCGGGGGCGAAGGAACTGACGCAGATGTGGTCGGCCATTGGCGCCATCGTCGGCACCATTGGCGCCGCACTCATCGGTGGCTGGCTGGGCAGGCGGCTCACCTACTCGCTGCTTTGCCTGAGCTCGATCGCCTCTCTCATCTGGTTCTACCAGTTCAATCCGGTCTTCAATTGGCGATTCCTGTTCGGCGGTTTTCTCGTCGGCGTCTGCACGGCGTCGTTTTATGGTTGGCTGCCGCTTTACTTGCCGGAGCTTTTCCGCACCGGCGTGCGAGCGACCTGCCAAGGCTTTGGCTTTAATTTTGGGCGCATCCTGGCGGCGGTCGGCACCTTGCAAACGGCCAATCTCATGAAGCAGTTCGAGGCGGACACCAGCCTTTTCGGCGTCACCTTGACCGGCGGCTATCCCCTGGCCTGCACTTCGATGAGCGTGATCTACCTGGTCGGCCTGACACTGATCTGGTTCGCGCCTGAGACGCGCGGCAAGCCGCTGCCGGAATAG
- a CDS encoding winged helix-turn-helix domain-containing protein: MATVSVVCDFQQIGETAGVIWRLLDERGPLSMAQVVKQSGEPRDLVMLALGWLAREDKIAIDGESRGRTVSLRE; this comes from the coding sequence ATGGCAACAGTGAGTGTTGTTTGCGATTTTCAGCAGATCGGAGAGACGGCGGGCGTGATTTGGCGACTGCTCGACGAACGAGGACCGCTGAGCATGGCCCAGGTCGTCAAACAGAGCGGCGAACCGCGTGATTTGGTGATGCTGGCCCTGGGCTGGCTGGCCCGCGAAGACAAGATCGCCATCGACGGCGAATCGCGCGGCCGCACCGTGTCGCTGCGCGAGTGA
- a CDS encoding DUF2752 domain-containing protein, whose translation MASAGLCLLAPLALAGWLRPDPNGFGTHRQLGLPPCTFVWLFGVRCPSCGMTTSWSHAVRGEWIQALGSNVGGTLLAAAAMIAAPWLLISAARGRWLLGRPGHRALAVLAAVLIAVTLLDWIYRLGTQG comes from the coding sequence TTGGCCTCCGCCGGCCTTTGCCTGCTTGCTCCGTTGGCACTGGCCGGCTGGTTGCGTCCCGATCCAAATGGTTTCGGCACGCACCGGCAGTTGGGGCTTCCGCCGTGTACGTTCGTCTGGTTGTTTGGAGTTCGCTGCCCGTCGTGCGGCATGACCACCTCCTGGTCGCACGCGGTACGCGGCGAATGGATCCAGGCGCTCGGCTCGAACGTGGGCGGAACGTTGCTGGCGGCGGCGGCCATGATCGCGGCGCCCTGGCTGCTGATTTCAGCGGCCAGGGGGCGGTGGTTGCTGGGACGGCCCGGCCACCGCGCGTTGGCGGTGCTGGCGGCCGTGCTGATCGCCGTCACGCTGTTGGACTGGATTTATCGTTTGGGAACTCAAGGATGA